TGGACGCGGTCGCCTCTTTCGCGCCGCCGCCCCGCCCACAACCGTCGTCGGCACGCGACATCAGCCCGGATGAAAAGAAAGTCTCAGGCTTTGTGTTCAAGGTGCAGGCCAACATGGATCAGAACCACCGGGACCGGATCGCTTTCATGCGGCTTTGCTCTGGCAAGTTCAAGCGTGGCATGAAGCTGAAGCTTTCAAGTTCCGGCAAAGCGATTGGCGTGCATAACCCGATCCTCTTCTTTGCTCAGGACAGAGAGCTGGTCGACGAAGCCTGGCCCGGTGACATTATCGGCATTCCCAATCACGGCACGATCCGGGTAGGCGATACGCTCACCGAAAACGAAGATCTGATTTTCACTGGCATCCCGAATTTTGCGCCGGAGATTTTGCAGCGGGTGCGGCTTGATGATCCGATGAAGGCCAAACACCTGCGCCGCGCGTTGGAGAGCCTGGCCGAAGAGGGTGTGACACAGGTGTTCAAACCGCAGCTGGGCGCCAACTGGGTGATCGGTGTGGTGGGCCGTCTGCAGCTGGAGGTTTTGGCCCAACGGATCGAAGCGGAATACGACATCAAGGTGGCGTTTGAGCAGGCGCCCTATGAGACCGCGCGCTGGGTGGACTGCGATGACGAGGGCGAGCTAAAGCGCTTTTTGGACAGCAATGTCGCCAGCATGGCGGAAGATCGCGACGGCGCGCCCGTCTTCATGGCCAAAAGCGCCTGGGAAGTCGGCTACACAGAAGAGAAATGGCCAAAGATCCGCTTCTCCGCCATTCGCGAAAGGGCACCGGCTGCGCCCTAGTTGGTCTCGACGGTTGGCTCGGGCGCACTTTTTTACTATCACGTCACCCCCGGACTTGTTCCGGGGGTCCAGGGGCGACAAACTTGGGCTTTCGTTTGGAACCCTGGATTGCCGGAACAAGTCCGACAATGACAACTGGGTGGATGGGTAGCAGGTGGACAGCGCATGGAAGAAGTAAACGGGCAGTTGGGTGAGCTGTGGGGATTGGTTGTTGAGGTCTGGCAGAGCGGCGTCCTTGGCTATGACGTCGGGCATTTCCTGACCGCTGTTGGCATCTTCCTCGTCTTCTATCTGCTGCGCGGTCTCTTCACGCGCTTTGTCTTTTCTTTCGTGGACCGTTGGGTGGCGGACACAGAGACGAAAGTTGATGACTATCTGCATGACGCGCTTGCAGACCCCCTAAAAGCGACTTTCATAATCGTCGGAGTTTTCTTCGCGCTTGATTACCTCGATCTGGAAGGCACGGCTGCGGACCTGGCGCGCAACGCGGTTCAATCCCTCATTGCCTTTACGATTTTCTGGGCGCTGCATAACGCGATCACGCCGCTGAGCCTCTTGTTGCGAGAGCTTGAGCGGGTGCTGACTCATGAGATGGTCGACTGGTTGGTGACAGGCGTGCGCTGGGGCGTGATTATTATCGGCGCAGCAACCATCCTGCAGATTTGGGGCATTCAGGTAGCGCCCATCATTGCCGGGCTTGGCCTCTTTGGTGTCGCCGTGGCATTGGGTGCGCAGGATCTCTTTAAGAACCTGATCGGCGGCCTCTCCATTCTGATCGAAAAGCGATATCGCAAGGGGGACTGGATCCTCGCAGATGGTGTGGTTGAAGGCACGGTTGAGAGCATCGGGTTCCGCTCCACCACCGTCCGCCGGTTCGACAAGGCGCCGGTCTACGTACCGAACCAGAAACTCTCTGATGCCGCGGTCACCAATTTCACCAAAATGACCCATCGCCGCATCTACTGGAAAATCGGGCTGGAATACCGCTCGACCCTGGAACAGTTGAAACAAGTGCGCGACGGCATTGAGGCCTATATTCGCGCGTCGGAAGAATTTGCGCAGCCGCCGGAAACAGCACTCTTCGTGCGCGTCGACGCCTTCAATGACAGTTCCATCGACATCATGATCTATTGCTTCACCAAGACGACGAACTGGGGCGCATGGCTCGAGATCAAAGAACGCTTTGCCTACGAGATCAAACAGATCGTCGAAGATGCGGGCACCGGCTTCGCGTTCCCAAGTCAATCTGTCTATGTGGAGATGCTGCCTGACACCGCACCCACCGAGGGACCAGAGGGCGGATAAGTATGCGCCAGACGGAAGACAGAATTGCGCGCGGGTTTCTGCCTTACAATGATGAGGCGCCGGATCTGAGAACGCGCTATGTCGAGCCACCTTTTGCCGAAAGACATAAATCCTTCCGCTTCTTCTTCCCCGAAACAGCAGCCAACGTGCTCGATATTGGCGCTGGCGTCGGTGTGGATGCGCGAGGTTTCGCAGAGATGGGCCATAAGGTCGTGGCTGTGGAACCAGCGAAGGCGATGCGCACTTTCGCCATCGAGGACCGCGACCATGCAAATATCACCTGGGTAGATGACTGCCTGCCGCGCATGGAGAAGGTGATGGCGATGGGCCTCACCTTCGACTTTGTGCTCGCCAGCGCCTCATTCATGCACCTGCCGGAGGATTGTCAGGCGGACGGCTTCAAGACTATTGCTGGGCTGATGAAGCCCGAAGCTCATGCAGCGATGAGCCTGCGCCACGGACCCGTGCCAGAAGGGCGCACCATGTATGACCTGTCGCCAGACCACGCGGCGAAGCTCGCCGCTGCAGCGAGGCTCTCTCTTGTCCGCCATGAAGAAAAGCCCGACCGGGTCGGACGGCCGGGTGTGACTTGGTCGATGATGGTGTTCGAGAAGATTTAGAGCATTTCCAGCTGCAGTTGCAGGCTTTGGCGCCAAAAGGCTGGGGGGCGAAATGCGACAAAATCAGACTCTATGCTGCAGCGCTTTCTGTCTCCCGGCGCACCCGCCAGAAGCGCATGGCTCGCTGTGCCATGTCCTGCGGGATTTGATCATAAATATCGAACAGGTCACGGGTTTCTTTGACCGACCGGCGTTTGCTCTGCACACCAATCACCGCGAGCGTAGAAAAGGTCGAGCGGTCTAGCCGTGTTGCCTTACAGGCAATCGCAAGGCCTTCCCCGGACGGGTCTTTCAGAATGCGTTCAGCGGTGTCTTCGTCAATCTTAGCGAGCCGCGCAAAGCCGCAGACTAACTCCTCCAGCCTATTCGCCCGCACCAGATTGATCAGCAGCGTCTCAGAAAGCTCTCGAAGCTCAGCTTTGCGATCGATAAACTGTTGGGCGCGAGACCGTTCATCGGTGCGACGGTTGGCACCCTTCATGATCTTGCGTTCTGTCTGGGCGAGGACACGATCAACAATTTCCGGATCAAGCTCAGCAGATCGTTCCAGAATGCGGCTGCGCAGCTTGGTCGAGACAACCCAGAACATGTCATGTAATACGTCGGGCGGCAGGTCCTGTCTGTCGACAAGGGATGTTTGGAGGGTTTCATTCGATGCGGCGCGGTCGACCACCTTCTGAATGGTTGTGCTCCCAATCTTGGCATCGCTATTGTTGATCAGCACATTGACCACATCATCATCGCCGTGATCAACGAGGGCTTCTGAAATTGCTTCATTGACATCTGGCCGTCCGGCGACTGCTGAACGGTGGGCGTTGCTGCATTGCTTGATGATCTCAAGAAGGTCGTCTTCTGAGAGGGCGAGACTGTTTTCCAATATCGGTGCGGCGACGCTGATTTCGTCGTTGGCTAGCTGTGCCACCAGATCGCGCGGGGCTTCAGCGACCGTTGCGAGGCGGCGGGAAAGATCAGCACGCACATTGGCCTCAAGAGACCGTGCGACCGTTCCCATAATATTGGAGAAGTGTTCGGTTTCCGGACCGGTATAAATTTCCGGGTCTTCCAGAAAAAGGTCGGTGACATTGCGCAGCAGCTCACGCCGTCGCTCGCTCGACGGTTCTTTTGCAAGGTCAATCAGGTCCCGCAAATGCCTTAAGTCGCTCATCGAAAACAGCCTGCCCCAACTCAACGTCGTTCTTTCACTCACAATTTGAGCGAAATTTCTTAACAAGCAGTGGGGGCGGTTCGGGACAAATTTGCGAAAAACCGAAGGTTTAAACTGCGTGACACACTTTGAAATGGCAGTTTCTCTACGTTCGCGTGCCAGAGCGTTAACACTTTATTCACGATAATAGGCGGAGACTTTGAGGGAAGGTTCCCGCAACCATGTCGGATTAAGCCGGGAGCACAAACCCACGGAGACGACGATGCAGAATGTCATCGAGTTTAGGCCGAGGGAGTCCACCGGGAAACGCCGCACTTATGAAAAAGCGGCTGATGTAATCCCGATGCCGGTCCGAGAAAGTAAATCGAGTACCAAAGACAAGAAACCAACAGAAGTGCCGACCCTGTCGGATCTGATGGATCTGACCTGGCCCAGAGCAACAGACTAGCTTGGGCGATAGAATGGCTAGCGCGGCGGGGGACTGCCACGCGGCAGACCGAGGCTAAGGGGGGTGCGCCCTCAGCTCCTGCCTGTCAATGATCAGCTTGCGTCCGAGAGCGAACTGCCAAGCATATCCAGAAATTCGTTCCAGCCATTCTGCTGGTCATTTCGATCCGCTTCGTTCTCGATCAGTGCCTGGGTGAAGGTAAGGCGGGTGCCTTCTGGGTCATCCTCAAACGTGACGGTAATGAGCGTTGCAGGACCGCGTTGTCCGTCTTCAACCCAATGATGAGAGAACACGATCAGCTCATTTTCCACAATTTCTTTGTACGTCCCCTCCATCCGGTAGCGGTTGCCACTGGGGGCTTCCATGATTGACATCCAATCGCCACCGGGTCGGAAATTCTCTGCCGCGTCGATCAGCGTGAATGTTTTCGGGCGCCACCACTGGCTCTTATGTTCAGTGTCAGCCCACATTTGAAAAACAAGCGGACGCGGTGCGTTGAAGACGCGGGTAAGTGTGAGGTCGAACGTGTCTACAACAGCGTTGGTCTGAGAAGTCATGTGGTGTCTCCTTTTTGTATGTTCTGCAAATAGGTATCGAGGCGATCAAGGCTGCCCTCCCAATGGAGCCGGTATTGCTCGACCCAGTCTGAAATTTCACGAAGGGGCCCTGCCTCAAGGGCGCAAGGCCGCCATTGGGCTTTGCGGCCGCGGGAAATGAGGCCCGCACTCTCCAGAACCTTGAGATGCTTGGTGATGGCAGGCGGAGAAATATCGAACGGTTCCGACAATTCCTTGACCGATGTTTCGCCAAGCGCCAGCCGGGCGAGAATGGCCCGACGGGTCGGATCGGCAAGGGCGGAAAACGTGGCGCTGAGCGGGTCAGGTTTCATGATACACCAAAGAGTTAATTAACCTAGTGGTGTATTTAGGGGAGCGAGGCGGTTGAGTCAAGGAGCCGTGACGCGATTTTTGTCGTTGGCGCGGGGCGGACCGTCTAGATTCACCCTTAGCGTGGAGACCTAATGAACGCCACAACCAGATAAACGGATGACAGAGATGGTATCGGAAGAGAAGTGTCCTCTGAGCGACAATGGCAGCTTCTGGTTTGACTCCCTGGACCAGCCATCAATGATTGCTGAACCGGACACACTTCCGGCAAGTGTGGATGTCGCCATTATTGGCGCGGGCTACACAGGCCTTTGGACGGCGTACTACCTGAAAGAAAAAGACCCGTCGCTCGACATCGCAGTCTTAGAGGCCAACACAATCGGCTTCGGTGCGAGTGGTCGAAATGGCGGCTGGTGCATGGGGCTGGCCTGGGGCATCGATGGCATGCTGGCCGATGAGAAAAAGCGGGACGCGGGTGTACGCTTGTTGCGCGCCATGCATGACACGGTGGATGAAGTTGGCCGCATCTCTCAGCGCGAAGGCATTGAGTGCCACTTTGCCAAAAGCGGCACGCTGGAGGTGGCCATCGCGCCCTTTCACGTGAAAGACATGCAGGGCCATATGGCAGACCTTCATGAGCTGGGTTTTAGCGAAGATGATTATCGTTGGTTACCCGCCGAAGAAGCACAACAGCGCATTGGCATGACACCCAATCACGGTGCGACCTATACACCTCACTGCGCGGTCATCCATCCAGCCCGCCTCGTTAAAGGCCTTGGCCGGGTCGTTCGCGCAAAGGGCGTGAAAATTTTCGAAGGGACGCCGGTGGTCGAAATGGCACCTGGCTATGTGGACACCAACAAAGGGCGCGTGAGCGCCGCCAAAATCATTCGTGCAACCGAAGGCTATACGGAATCCATCAAGGGTCAGGAGCGTGAAGTCCTGCCGCTCTACTCCATGATGGTGGCGACGGAACCACTGCCGGATCATGTATGGGACGAGATTGGTCTGGCCAACCGCGAGACGTTTGGCGACAGCCGCCGTGTCACCGTTTATGGCCAGAAGACAGACGATGGCCGCCTCGCCTTTGGCGGTCGGGCTGGATATTACTTTGGCTCCAAACGCCGCGGTGTCATTCCACCGGACGATCCCATGGTGCAGAACGTGGAGCGCACGCTGCGCAAGATTTTCCCGGTTCTGCAAGACTATGGCGTGACCCATGGCTGGGGTGGCCTGATGGGCGTGCCCCGCCACTGGCGACCTTCGGTGGCTTTCGACCCTCAAACAGGACTGGGGCACGCAGGCGGGTACACCGGGGAAGGGGTCGCGGCCTCGAACCTTGCCGGACGCATTCTCTCTGATCTTGTGCTTGAGCGTGAGAGCGATCTGACAGACCTCGCCTGGGTGAATGACACACCCACAAAATGGGAGCCTGAACCCCTGCGCTGGCTTGGCGTCAAAGCCATTCAGTATTTTGGAGACAAGGCGGATCGCATAGAGATGGAAACCGGCAAGCCCTCAAAATTCTGGGGCACGCTTTTTGGCTCCGCGCTCAGCTAACGTCCACCCGCAACCGAAGCAGTGACCCAAATTGCCACTGCGGCGAGGATAAGGGCCCAATAGATCAGGCGACGTGCCACGTCTCTCCCGACGCGATAATCCTCCAAAAGTGGGGCGAGATCCACTGGCAGCGGCATCGGCTTAACAGGGGAAACATTCGCCCCACCCGTATTGCCTTTGGGAACCCAGCCAAAGAGATAGCCGGGGACGGTGGCGAACAAACGGAGCAGCTGACCTTTGATTTCACTTGTCCCTCCCTGGCGGAGGCCCACTTTCAGCATCCACCAATGGCTGATGACGTGCCGCCAGAAAAAGCGCTGGCCCAGAATATGCGCTCGCTCCAGATGGCTGAAACAGAGGTCCAATTCGTCGGTGCGGTAAGCATTGCGGGCCCGGGCCATCTCCTGTGCGTAAGCCCGTTTGAGTGATTGGTGCACGAGATCCTCCAAGACTGTTTGTCGTTTCGGAAGGCAGGGAACCATTATGCAGGCGTGGGGTCTTGAACATTTCGCTAGCGGGGGTGCCGCTCAGCGAAACGGTTCTGCCGCCATGCCAGGTGTCAGTCCGATCAGGTTCTTCATCGTCCGGGTGAAGTGCGCCTGATCTGCAAAGCCCCCGGCAAGTGCGGCGGAGGCGAGATCACCGCCTGCAGCCAATTCCTCAGCGGAGCGCCGCAGCTTCCGCCAAAGCACCCATTTGGAGAGCGGCAGCTGCAACTCATCGGATGCAAGTGCTCGCAAACGCGATTCCGAAAGGCCGCAAT
The DNA window shown above is from Parvibaculaceae bacterium PLY_AMNH_Bact1 and carries:
- a CDS encoding hypothetical protein (Derived by automated computational analysis using gene prediction method: GeneMarkS-2+.); protein product: MQNVIEFRPRESTGKRRTYEKAADVIPMPVRESKSSTKDKKPTEVPTLSDLMDLTWPRATD
- a CDS encoding class I SAM-dependent methyltransferase (Derived by automated computational analysis using gene prediction method: Protein Homology.) gives rise to the protein MRQTEDRIARGFLPYNDEAPDLRTRYVEPPFAERHKSFRFFFPETAANVLDIGAGVGVDARGFAEMGHKVVAVEPAKAMRTFAIEDRDHANITWVDDCLPRMEKVMAMGLTFDFVLASASFMHLPEDCQADGFKTIAGLMKPEAHAAMSLRHGPVPEGRTMYDLSPDHAAKLAAAARLSLVRHEEKPDRVGRPGVTWSMMVFEKI
- a CDS encoding SRPBCC domain-containing protein (Derived by automated computational analysis using gene prediction method: Protein Homology.) codes for the protein MTSQTNAVVDTFDLTLTRVFNAPRPLVFQMWADTEHKSQWWRPKTFTLIDAAENFRPGGDWMSIMEAPSGNRYRMEGTYKEIVENELIVFSHHWVEDGQRGPATLITVTFEDDPEGTRLTFTQALIENEADRNDQQNGWNEFLDMLGSSLSDAS
- a CDS encoding DUF3703 domain-containing protein (Derived by automated computational analysis using gene prediction method: Protein Homology.), encoding MHQSLKRAYAQEMARARNAYRTDELDLCFSHLERAHILGQRFFWRHVISHWWMLKVGLRQGGTSEIKGQLLRLFATVPGYLFGWVPKGNTGGANVSPVKPMPLPVDLAPLLEDYRVGRDVARRLIYWALILAAVAIWVTASVAGGR
- a CDS encoding metalloregulator ArsR/SmtB family transcription factor (Derived by automated computational analysis using gene prediction method: Protein Homology.) yields the protein MKPDPLSATFSALADPTRRAILARLALGETSVKELSEPFDISPPAITKHLKVLESAGLISRGRKAQWRPCALEAGPLREISDWVEQYRLHWEGSLDRLDTYLQNIQKGDTT
- a CDS encoding DUF2336 domain-containing protein (Derived by automated computational analysis using gene prediction method: Protein Homology.), which codes for MSDLRHLRDLIDLAKEPSSERRRELLRNVTDLFLEDPEIYTGPETEHFSNIMGTVARSLEANVRADLSRRLATVAEAPRDLVAQLANDEISVAAPILENSLALSEDDLLEIIKQCSNAHRSAVAGRPDVNEAISEALVDHGDDDVVNVLINNSDAKIGSTTIQKVVDRAASNETLQTSLVDRQDLPPDVLHDMFWVVSTKLRSRILERSAELDPEIVDRVLAQTERKIMKGANRRTDERSRAQQFIDRKAELRELSETLLINLVRANRLEELVCGFARLAKIDEDTAERILKDPSGEGLAIACKATRLDRSTFSTLAVIGVQSKRRSVKETRDLFDIYDQIPQDMAQRAMRFWRVRRETESAAA
- a CDS encoding FAD-binding oxidoreductase (Derived by automated computational analysis using gene prediction method: Protein Homology.), with amino-acid sequence MTEMVSEEKCPLSDNGSFWFDSLDQPSMIAEPDTLPASVDVAIIGAGYTGLWTAYYLKEKDPSLDIAVLEANTIGFGASGRNGGWCMGLAWGIDGMLADEKKRDAGVRLLRAMHDTVDEVGRISQREGIECHFAKSGTLEVAIAPFHVKDMQGHMADLHELGFSEDDYRWLPAEEAQQRIGMTPNHGATYTPHCAVIHPARLVKGLGRVVRAKGVKIFEGTPVVEMAPGYVDTNKGRVSAAKIIRATEGYTESIKGQEREVLPLYSMMVATEPLPDHVWDEIGLANRETFGDSRRVTVYGQKTDDGRLAFGGRAGYYFGSKRRGVIPPDDPMVQNVERTLRKIFPVLQDYGVTHGWGGLMGVPRHWRPSVAFDPQTGLGHAGGYTGEGVAASNLAGRILSDLVLERESDLTDLAWVNDTPTKWEPEPLRWLGVKAIQYFGDKADRIEMETGKPSKFWGTLFGSALS
- a CDS encoding mechanosensitive ion channel family protein (Derived by automated computational analysis using gene prediction method: Protein Homology.), whose amino-acid sequence is MEEVNGQLGELWGLVVEVWQSGVLGYDVGHFLTAVGIFLVFYLLRGLFTRFVFSFVDRWVADTETKVDDYLHDALADPLKATFIIVGVFFALDYLDLEGTAADLARNAVQSLIAFTIFWALHNAITPLSLLLRELERVLTHEMVDWLVTGVRWGVIIIGAATILQIWGIQVAPIIAGLGLFGVAVALGAQDLFKNLIGGLSILIEKRYRKGDWILADGVVEGTVESIGFRSTTVRRFDKAPVYVPNQKLSDAAVTNFTKMTHRRIYWKIGLEYRSTLEQLKQVRDGIEAYIRASEEFAQPPETALFVRVDAFNDSSIDIMIYCFTKTTNWGAWLEIKERFAYEIKQIVEDAGTGFAFPSQSVYVEMLPDTAPTEGPEGG